One segment of Gordonia terrae DNA contains the following:
- a CDS encoding urea amidolyase associated protein UAAP1: MSTITAAGTGTTTGAREHARAQAGAITDSMPVVPASNWPAPPDDVPAASLTWAETVSGGRYTSKVLARGTRLRFADVAGAACAHVLLWRADAPWERLNVADTVKVPWQAYLGAGHPLLSDQGRVLATVVADDSGHHDALCGTSTLAGNAAKYGAGEVYSTSPAGRELFTLAAAKHGLTPTDVAPSLSFFHGVTVDADGALRSTGSAGPGRTVDLILHLPCTVAIANTAHPLDPSPDFGTTSLEVLAWQAQNDLDTLLAEVAGTDPEYQRAVANSEDVWAAAHHRAVQ, translated from the coding sequence ATGAGCACGATCACCGCGGCGGGTACCGGCACCACCACCGGTGCACGCGAACACGCCCGCGCGCAGGCCGGCGCGATCACCGACAGCATGCCGGTGGTGCCCGCGTCGAACTGGCCCGCTCCGCCCGACGACGTGCCGGCGGCCTCGTTGACCTGGGCGGAGACGGTTTCCGGCGGTCGCTACACCAGCAAGGTGTTGGCTCGGGGGACCCGCCTGCGGTTCGCCGACGTCGCCGGGGCGGCGTGCGCACACGTGCTGCTGTGGCGCGCCGACGCGCCGTGGGAACGTCTGAACGTCGCCGACACCGTCAAGGTCCCGTGGCAGGCCTACCTGGGCGCGGGCCATCCGCTGCTCAGTGACCAGGGCCGGGTGCTGGCCACCGTCGTCGCCGACGACTCCGGGCATCACGACGCGCTGTGCGGCACGTCCACCCTTGCCGGGAATGCAGCGAAATACGGCGCGGGCGAGGTGTATTCGACGAGTCCCGCCGGTCGCGAACTGTTCACGCTCGCCGCGGCGAAACACGGTCTGACACCGACCGACGTCGCCCCGTCGTTGTCGTTCTTCCACGGCGTCACCGTCGACGCCGACGGGGCGCTGCGCTCGACCGGGAGCGCCGGGCCCGGCCGGACCGTGGATCTGATCCTGCATCTGCCGTGCACCGTGGCGATCGCCAACACTGCTCACCCCCTGGATCCGTCGCCCGATTTCGGCACCACCTCGCTGGAAGTGCTGGCGTGGCAGGCGCAGAACGATCTCGACACCCTGCTGGCCGAGGTCGCCGGAACCGACCCCGAGTACCAGCGGGCCGTCGCCAACTCCGAAGACGTCTGGGCCGCGGCTCATCACCGAGCCGTCCAGTAG
- a CDS encoding amino acid permease, with translation MTSTPEVAPATTPSSPAGDADAHDLSALGYDQQLHRSLGKFASFAAGFSFVSILTTIFQLFGLGFGFGGPAFFWTWPIVYAGQFLVALCFAEIAARYPISGAIYQWSRRMGGEVVGWFGGWFMMIAQVVTAAAAAIALQVVLPSIWIGFQIIGDDPTLTTTSGAANAVLLGSVLLVVVTAINCVGVRWMSRVNSIGVVCELVGVVAVILALFTHAQRGPDVVFDTGVPGQQPGYIWAFIVSGLMAAYVMVGFGSAGELAEETRDPRRVAPRTIRMALTVSAIGGGLMLLGTLMAAPTLDEQLATGGLPYVLDSVLGSFWGKVLLADVAVAIFICTLAIQTACSRLMFSMARDGRLPFSAQLSHVNSRTGTPILPSILIGVLCIGILLVNVGNSAIFATLASVCIILIYLAYLAVTGPMLYRRFQGWPHRGGRGNPTVDAGGRKLFSLGRFGIAVNALAVLYGALMVINLAWPRAEVFDPAGEMPILRWAGPICIVATVLVGIACYPRGKEHPRPVNTDPSA, from the coding sequence ATGACCTCCACCCCCGAAGTGGCTCCCGCGACGACGCCCTCCTCGCCCGCCGGAGACGCCGACGCACACGACCTCTCGGCGCTCGGTTACGACCAGCAACTCCATCGCTCGCTCGGCAAGTTCGCGTCCTTCGCCGCCGGGTTCTCCTTCGTCTCGATCCTGACCACCATCTTCCAGCTGTTCGGCCTCGGGTTCGGTTTCGGCGGTCCGGCCTTCTTCTGGACCTGGCCGATCGTCTACGCCGGCCAGTTCCTGGTCGCCCTGTGCTTCGCCGAAATCGCTGCGCGGTACCCGATCTCGGGCGCGATCTACCAGTGGTCCCGCCGGATGGGGGGCGAGGTCGTCGGCTGGTTCGGCGGCTGGTTCATGATGATCGCGCAGGTGGTCACCGCCGCTGCGGCCGCCATCGCCCTGCAGGTCGTCCTGCCGTCGATCTGGATCGGATTCCAGATCATCGGCGACGACCCGACTCTGACCACCACCAGCGGTGCGGCGAACGCGGTGCTGCTCGGTTCGGTCCTGCTCGTGGTCGTGACCGCGATCAACTGTGTCGGCGTCCGGTGGATGAGCCGGGTCAACAGCATCGGCGTCGTCTGCGAACTCGTCGGTGTCGTCGCGGTGATCCTGGCACTGTTCACCCACGCCCAGCGCGGCCCCGACGTCGTCTTCGACACCGGCGTTCCCGGTCAGCAACCCGGCTACATCTGGGCGTTCATCGTGTCCGGTCTGATGGCCGCCTACGTCATGGTCGGTTTCGGGTCGGCGGGTGAGCTGGCCGAGGAGACCCGCGACCCGCGCCGCGTCGCACCTCGTACGATCCGGATGGCGCTGACCGTGTCGGCCATCGGCGGCGGACTGATGCTGCTCGGCACCCTCATGGCGGCGCCCACCCTCGACGAGCAACTCGCGACCGGCGGTCTGCCGTACGTTCTCGATTCGGTACTCGGCAGCTTCTGGGGCAAGGTCCTGCTCGCCGACGTGGCGGTGGCCATCTTCATCTGCACCCTCGCCATCCAGACCGCCTGCTCGCGTCTGATGTTCTCGATGGCCCGCGACGGCCGGCTCCCGTTCTCCGCGCAACTGTCACATGTCAACAGCCGCACCGGGACCCCGATCCTGCCCTCGATCCTGATCGGTGTGCTCTGCATCGGTATCCTGCTCGTGAACGTCGGCAACTCCGCGATCTTCGCGACCCTCGCCAGTGTGTGCATCATCCTGATCTACCTGGCCTATCTCGCGGTCACCGGTCCGATGCTCTACCGACGGTTCCAGGGCTGGCCGCATCGTGGCGGCCGGGGCAACCCGACCGTCGATGCCGGTGGCCGAAAGCTGTTCAGCCTGGGTCGTTTCGGGATCGCGGTGAACGCCCTCGCGGTGCTCTACGGCGCCCTGATGGTGATCAACCTGGCATGGCCGCGGGCCGAGGTCTTCGACCCGGCGGGTGAGATGCCGATCCTGCGGTGGGCCGGTCCCATCTGCATCGTGGCGACCGTCCTCGTCGGGATCGCCTGCTATCCCCGCGGCAAGGAACACCCCCGGCCGGTGAACACCGATCCGTCCGCCTGA
- a CDS encoding TetR/AcrR family transcriptional regulator: protein MPTGSSAAPTPIGRGRPRLVPARRRGQTAREEILDAAAELFTRHGYTGTSTRMIAEAVGIRQASMYHYFATKDDILATLLETTVVASLERARELLDGDEPALTRLLELARFDVDQLAQSRWNLGALYLLPEVADQRFAEFRSDRQELAHSYAALAAAALGDDTDQRTLLPFRLVESVIMMRADEQRGELGEHTAAGLAATVVGAIQMLLEHRSGSSS from the coding sequence ATGCCGACCGGCTCGAGCGCGGCCCCGACTCCGATCGGTCGCGGCCGTCCGCGCCTGGTGCCGGCACGGCGACGCGGGCAGACCGCACGCGAGGAGATCCTCGACGCCGCCGCCGAATTGTTCACCCGTCATGGGTACACCGGGACATCGACGCGGATGATCGCCGAGGCGGTGGGCATCCGGCAGGCGTCGATGTACCACTACTTCGCCACCAAGGACGACATCCTGGCGACGCTGCTGGAGACGACCGTCGTCGCCTCACTCGAACGCGCACGGGAACTCCTCGACGGCGACGAGCCCGCGCTGACCCGGCTGCTGGAACTCGCACGTTTCGACGTCGACCAGCTGGCGCAATCGCGCTGGAACCTCGGGGCGCTGTATCTGCTGCCCGAGGTCGCCGACCAGCGCTTCGCCGAATTCCGTTCGGATCGACAGGAATTGGCCCACTCCTACGCGGCGCTGGCAGCCGCTGCGCTCGGCGATGACACCGACCAGCGCACGCTGCTCCCCTTCCGGCTGGTGGAGTCGGTCATCATGATGCGTGCCGACGAGCAGCGCGGCGAACTCGGCGAGCACACCGCCGCCGGACTCGCCGCCACCGTGGTCGGCGCCATCCAGATGCTCCTCGAGCACCGGAGCGGGTCGAGTTCGTAG
- the ltrA gene encoding group II intron reverse transcriptase/maturase, producing MNIGAALTRPFTARQRVLGMQTKLHRWAAADRGRRFEDLYNLVADPCFLVEAWTRVRGNQGAKTFGIDRRTAASIEASAQGVTGFLEDVRAQLKARTFRPVPVRQVMIPKANGKKRGLGIPTVTDRVVQASLKLVLEPIFEADFSSSSYGFRPGRRAQDAIEDIRFHAARGYDWVFEADIASCFDEIDHPALLARIRARIADKRVLALIKAFLKAGILDEDKAFRDTHTGTPQGGILSPLLANIALSVLDDHIDDWWAAHNNSSARAAHRNRGGATYRLVRYADDFVILVHGSHAHAEQLWDQVGEILAPMGLRFAPEKTRIVSTAQGFDFLGFRIQRHTQKGSTRSYIYSYPSQKSVASIRRKLKSMTRQITHQAPDQLFLRLGRTVRGWAQYFRHSSASATYSALRHYLWWRAWSWIKNKHPHTSRRALFARYNRHRWPEYNGVRLYDPATMTIQRYRYRGNKIPTPWDTSHAIPA from the coding sequence ATGAATATCGGTGCCGCGCTGACCAGGCCGTTCACGGCACGTCAGCGGGTACTGGGGATGCAGACGAAGTTGCATCGCTGGGCGGCGGCCGATCGTGGTCGTCGGTTTGAGGATCTGTACAACCTTGTGGCCGACCCGTGTTTCCTCGTCGAGGCGTGGACACGGGTTCGGGGTAACCAGGGAGCAAAGACCTTCGGGATCGATCGCCGTACCGCGGCCTCGATCGAGGCATCCGCACAGGGTGTGACCGGGTTTCTGGAGGACGTTCGTGCTCAGTTGAAGGCGCGGACGTTTCGTCCGGTCCCGGTACGGCAGGTGATGATTCCCAAAGCCAATGGCAAGAAACGAGGATTGGGAATCCCGACCGTCACCGACCGGGTCGTGCAGGCCTCCCTGAAGCTGGTGTTGGAACCGATCTTCGAGGCCGATTTCTCGTCTTCGAGTTACGGATTCCGACCCGGCAGGCGAGCACAGGACGCGATCGAGGATATCCGGTTTCATGCGGCCCGAGGTTATGACTGGGTGTTTGAAGCCGATATCGCCTCGTGTTTCGACGAGATCGACCATCCCGCGCTACTGGCGCGGATACGGGCACGAATCGCCGATAAACGAGTTCTGGCACTGATCAAGGCCTTCCTCAAAGCAGGAATCCTCGATGAGGACAAAGCCTTCCGGGACACACACACCGGCACCCCGCAGGGCGGTATTCTTTCGCCCCTGCTGGCCAACATCGCCCTCTCGGTCCTCGATGACCACATCGATGACTGGTGGGCGGCCCACAACAACAGCAGCGCACGCGCTGCGCACCGCAACCGCGGAGGAGCGACCTATCGGCTCGTCCGATACGCCGACGACTTCGTGATTCTGGTGCACGGATCGCACGCACACGCCGAACAGTTGTGGGATCAGGTGGGCGAGATCCTGGCGCCGATGGGGCTGCGTTTCGCCCCAGAGAAAACCAGGATTGTCTCCACCGCACAAGGGTTCGACTTCCTGGGGTTCCGCATCCAGCGGCACACCCAGAAAGGCAGCACCCGGTCCTACATCTACAGCTACCCGTCACAGAAGTCAGTCGCTTCGATCCGACGCAAGCTCAAGAGTATGACCCGACAGATCACCCACCAAGCCCCGGACCAGTTGTTCCTGCGGCTGGGCAGGACCGTCCGTGGTTGGGCGCAATATTTCCGGCACAGCTCGGCCAGCGCCACCTACTCGGCACTACGGCACTATCTGTGGTGGCGGGCGTGGAGCTGGATCAAGAACAAACACCCCCACACCAGTCGGAGGGCTTTGTTCGCCAGATACAACCGACACCGGTGGCCGGAATACAACGGAGTCAGGCTCTATGACCCGGCAACGATGACCATCCAGCGTTATCGCTACCGCGGCAACAAGATCCCGACCCCGTGGGACACCTCACACGCCATCCCAGCGTGA